A section of the Deltaproteobacteria bacterium genome encodes:
- the folP gene encoding dihydropteroate synthase: MGVLNVTPDSFFDGGKFNTTEKAVEHALKMIADGADIIDIGGESTKPGAKPLSVEEEKKRIIPILHKLRQATQCPISIDTTKSFVAAAAIDFGATLVNDISAGQFDSEMLPLVSRSKVRICLMHMQGTPETMQKNPHYKNVVEEVKVFLRQRMTACLEAGIEKEKIVLDPGIGFGKSVEDNLALLKNLDQFQDLGCPILIGTSRKSFIGALTGATVEDRLPGSLATLAAAVQKGAQIVRVHDVAETKQFLSLFAQL, encoded by the coding sequence ATGGGAGTTTTGAATGTGACTCCCGATTCCTTTTTTGACGGCGGAAAATTCAACACAACGGAAAAGGCGGTAGAGCATGCCTTGAAGATGATCGCCGATGGAGCAGATATTATCGATATCGGCGGTGAATCCACAAAGCCGGGTGCCAAACCTCTTTCTGTTGAAGAAGAAAAGAAAAGAATCATTCCGATTCTGCATAAGTTGAGGCAAGCCACTCAATGCCCCATCTCCATTGACACCACCAAATCTTTTGTTGCGGCCGCGGCCATCGATTTTGGCGCAACACTCGTTAACGATATCAGTGCGGGACAGTTTGATTCCGAAATGCTCCCTTTGGTTTCACGGTCCAAAGTCCGGATTTGTTTGATGCACATGCAAGGAACACCGGAAACCATGCAGAAAAATCCCCACTATAAAAATGTGGTGGAAGAGGTCAAAGTTTTTTTGCGCCAGCGCATGACGGCTTGTTTGGAAGCGGGCATTGAAAAAGAAAAAATCGTTCTGGATCCGGGTATTGGTTTTGGAAAGAGTGTTGAAGATAATTTGGCGTTGTTGAAAAATCTGGATCAATTTCAGGACCTCGGCTGTCCCATTTTAATCGGCACCTCTCGCAAATCTTTTATCGGTGCCCTGACCGGTGCCACCGTTGAAGACCGCCTTCCGGGAAGTCTCGCCACCCTTGCCGCGGCGGTTCAAAAGGGCGCGCAAATCGTCCGCGTGCACGACGTGGCAGAAACAAAACAGTTCCTCTCCCTCTTTGCCCAACTTTAG
- the tilS gene encoding tRNA lysidine(34) synthetase TilS has product MYKSFRAAVLRESFISAGDSVLVGVSGGVDSMVLLSLLLELQQDIDFALSVAHVNYGLRGEESDDQEKLVRDFCLRNYLRCFFSNPKLFETQKDNLQNAARDFRYHYFSEMALETGVNRVAVAHHKEDQVETILGHLLRGSSLKGLAGMQTVRKMQNSKIKDQNLMLIRPLLTFSKEEIKKYAAENKVSYLEDSSNLSKEYWRNQLRHDLLPVLEKLRPKAFDKIVQLGDDLREVADFLTITATDWLKEFSRKEEDAFWMPRPRWATLPRPLRLEVLHQAVKMFATSERSEREGEAPTALPLEGATRAPVIVLKDLKRDHLVRCEQIALGEKPEGYYHLPAELRFVRQGDSLLLSKSCVNLRSNK; this is encoded by the coding sequence ATGTACAAATCTTTTCGCGCCGCTGTTTTGAGGGAGAGTTTTATTTCCGCCGGTGATTCGGTATTGGTTGGTGTCTCCGGCGGTGTTGACTCGATGGTCCTTCTTTCCCTTTTACTTGAGTTGCAACAGGACATTGATTTTGCGCTCAGTGTGGCACACGTCAACTACGGTCTTCGCGGGGAAGAGTCGGATGATCAGGAAAAATTGGTGCGCGATTTTTGTCTCCGTAACTATTTGCGCTGTTTTTTTTCGAACCCAAAACTTTTTGAGACGCAAAAAGACAATCTTCAAAATGCGGCCCGGGATTTCCGTTATCATTATTTTTCTGAAATGGCTTTGGAGACAGGTGTCAACCGTGTTGCCGTGGCCCATCACAAGGAAGATCAAGTGGAGACCATCTTGGGGCATTTACTGAGGGGTTCCAGTTTGAAGGGGCTGGCGGGGATGCAGACGGTGAGAAAAATGCAAAATTCAAAAATCAAAGATCAAAATTTAATGTTGATTCGTCCTTTGCTTACTTTCAGCAAAGAAGAAATTAAAAAATATGCCGCGGAAAATAAAGTTTCCTATCTGGAAGACTCTTCCAATCTTTCCAAAGAATATTGGCGCAATCAGTTACGTCATGACTTGTTGCCGGTGCTTGAAAAATTAAGACCTAAAGCCTTTGACAAAATTGTCCAATTGGGGGATGACCTGCGCGAAGTCGCTGATTTTTTGACAATTACGGCCACAGATTGGCTCAAGGAATTTTCCAGAAAAGAAGAAGATGCTTTCTGGATGCCGCGTCCTCGGTGGGCAACTCTTCCAAGACCGCTTCGTCTGGAAGTGCTTCATCAAGCCGTGAAAATGTTCGCAACTAGTGAGCGAAGCGAACGAGAGGGGGAGGCTCCGACGGCTTTGCCGTTGGAGGGGGCGACGCGAGCCCCTGTAATAGTTTTGAAGGATTTAAAAAGAGATCATTTGGTTCGTTGTGAACAGATTGCGCTTGGTGAAAAACCGGAAGGTTATTACCATCTGCCGGCAGAATTAAGATTTGTGCGGCAGGGCGATTCGTTGCTACTTTCAAAAAGCTGTGTTAACTTGAGGTCAAACAAATGA
- a CDS encoding DUF86 domain-containing protein, giving the protein MTDKSLVQRKLTLLQNKKKEIEGYDISSLKDFRKKTYMQKAVEKMLQEMVEICVDVAKHIIADESLRIPDDAKDAFAVLHEKGILSLKCEKILQKMVGFRNLIVHLYERVDMEIVYGIYKNHLGDFDFFSKEILKFLRQ; this is encoded by the coding sequence ATGACAGATAAATCTCTTGTGCAACGCAAACTGACCCTTCTTCAAAACAAAAAGAAAGAAATAGAGGGCTATGATATTTCCAGTTTGAAGGATTTCAGAAAAAAAACGTACATGCAGAAGGCTGTGGAAAAAATGCTTCAGGAAATGGTCGAAATATGTGTGGATGTTGCAAAACACATTATTGCCGATGAGTCGTTGCGCATTCCAGACGACGCCAAAGATGCCTTCGCTGTTTTGCATGAAAAAGGAATCTTGTCTTTGAAATGTGAAAAGATACTCCAAAAAATGGTTGGTTTTCGCAATCTCATCGTTCATCTTTATGAAAGAGTGGATATGGAAATTGTGTACGGTATTTATAAAAACCATCTTGGAGATTTTGATTTTTTCTCGAAGGAAATATTGAAATTCCTGCGTCAGTAA
- the miaB gene encoding tRNA (N6-isopentenyl adenosine(37)-C2)-methylthiotransferase MiaB: MNEHDSKKIAGLLAPLGYFPVEVLEKADLILFNTCTVREKAHQKAFSEIGKTLSLKNQDPRIIGVCGCVAQEEGAKLLHRFPWIDLVFGPDQIYKLPDLLDLVRKTKKPALATELINRADDYHFLESIQATKLHGPSAFVTIMKGCNSRCSYCIVPKVRGTEVYRPAREIVREVQFLVEKGCREVILLGQNVNSYPGFAKLLRTLAEDTDIERIRYTSPHPKDVKEDLIEEYATNSKLCAHIHLPLQSGSDSVLKRMRRAYNTKTFRSKVERLRCVRPGIGITSDMIVGFAQESDEEFSQTIDFIKEIQFDNIYAFKYSPRPDTEAFALADDVLREIKERRLDLLLTLQSQITYARHQPFVGTTQTVLVEGSDRCEKGFWMGRTSCHKIVNFSGQGNLLGAIVEVKITEANPNSLKGRVIENGQENAGQKNTD, encoded by the coding sequence ATGAATGAGCATGACTCGAAAAAGATCGCGGGTCTTTTGGCTCCTCTGGGTTATTTCCCCGTGGAAGTGTTGGAAAAAGCGGATTTGATTCTTTTTAACACCTGCACCGTTCGCGAAAAAGCCCACCAAAAGGCGTTCTCCGAAATTGGCAAAACTCTTTCTCTAAAAAATCAGGATCCGCGCATCATCGGCGTTTGCGGGTGTGTGGCGCAGGAAGAGGGGGCCAAATTATTGCACCGCTTTCCGTGGATTGATCTCGTTTTTGGTCCCGACCAAATTTATAAACTTCCGGATTTGCTCGATCTGGTGCGAAAAACAAAAAAACCGGCCCTCGCAACGGAGTTGATCAATCGTGCGGACGATTATCATTTTCTAGAGTCGATTCAGGCAACCAAACTTCATGGGCCGAGCGCTTTTGTCACCATCATGAAGGGGTGTAACAGTCGTTGCAGTTATTGCATCGTCCCAAAAGTGCGTGGCACAGAGGTTTACAGACCCGCGCGCGAAATTGTGCGTGAAGTTCAGTTTCTTGTGGAGAAAGGGTGTCGCGAAGTCATTCTGCTCGGTCAAAATGTGAATTCCTATCCCGGTTTTGCGAAATTACTTCGCACCCTTGCGGAGGATACCGACATCGAAAGAATTCGTTACACCTCTCCTCATCCCAAAGATGTGAAGGAAGATTTGATCGAGGAATATGCCACCAATTCCAAATTGTGCGCGCACATTCATCTGCCTCTTCAATCGGGATCCGATTCTGTTTTGAAAAGAATGCGTAGAGCCTACAACACCAAAACATTTCGGAGCAAAGTGGAGAGGCTGAGATGTGTTCGGCCCGGTATTGGAATCACCTCCGATATGATCGTCGGGTTTGCTCAAGAATCCGATGAAGAGTTTTCACAAACGATTGATTTTATAAAAGAAATCCAGTTTGACAACATTTATGCTTTTAAATATTCCCCGCGTCCAGATACCGAGGCGTTTGCTCTTGCCGATGATGTTTTGCGGGAAATTAAAGAGAGGCGCTTGGATCTGCTGTTGACTCTTCAATCCCAAATCACTTATGCCCGCCATCAACCTTTTGTTGGCACAACACAGACGGTATTGGTGGAAGGGTCAGATCGTTGTGAAAAAGGGTTTTGGATGGGCAGAACTTCCTGCCACAAAATAGTAAATTTTTCTGGTCAGGGGAATCTGCTTGGGGCTATAGTTGAAGTGAAGATAACCGAAGCGAATCCGAATTCTTTGAAAGGAAGGGTGATTGAAAATGGACAAGAAAACGCCGGACAAAAAAACACTGATTGA
- a CDS encoding nucleotidyltransferase domain-containing protein has protein sequence MKFRSVFASYPEIELAFQYGSSVKKSLRKAKDVDIALLLKKIPSVERRLDIQSGIADLLTKKFKKPVDAVLLNRASPFLAHQVIKYGKLLFGKKSRARDFIVKTLTRYFDVLLFHRFFLERLEKRLGVQSDDR, from the coding sequence ATGAAATTTCGTTCTGTTTTTGCAAGTTATCCTGAAATCGAGCTTGCTTTTCAATACGGCTCCAGCGTTAAAAAAAGTCTGAGAAAGGCAAAGGATGTTGATATCGCCCTCCTTCTGAAAAAAATCCCTTCTGTGGAACGAAGATTGGATATCCAATCAGGGATTGCCGATTTGCTGACGAAGAAATTTAAAAAGCCGGTGGATGCTGTTCTTCTAAACAGGGCCAGTCCTTTTCTGGCTCATCAAGTTATAAAATACGGAAAGCTTTTGTTTGGGAAAAAATCCAGAGCGCGGGATTTTATTGTCAAAACCCTCACCCGTTATTTTGATGTCCTTTTGTTTCACCGTTTTTTTCTGGAACGTTTGGAAAAACGTTTGGGGGTTCAATCCGATGACAGATAA
- a CDS encoding bifunctional nuclease family protein, whose amino-acid sequence MDKKTPDKKTLIEMQVTGLTIDPFTSMPIVILKDAAEKYALPIWIGLIEASAIATELEKIQLSRPMTHDLLKGILEQVEVIVEKVLISDISDNTFYAQIFFKTKEKSFTMDARPSDAIALALRTKSPIFVEKAVIDKSRKIDLSKEGAGSEGAKQQKWAEILENLTPEDFGKYKM is encoded by the coding sequence ATGGACAAGAAAACGCCGGACAAAAAAACACTGATTGAAATGCAGGTCACGGGGCTGACCATTGACCCCTTCACGAGCATGCCGATTGTGATTTTAAAAGATGCGGCGGAAAAATATGCCCTGCCAATCTGGATCGGTTTGATTGAGGCCTCCGCGATTGCCACCGAACTCGAAAAAATTCAGCTTTCGCGTCCGATGACGCATGATCTTTTGAAAGGTATTCTGGAACAGGTAGAGGTGATTGTCGAAAAAGTTTTAATCAGTGATATTTCGGACAATACTTTTTACGCCCAGATTTTTTTCAAGACAAAAGAGAAATCCTTCACGATGGATGCGCGTCCCTCCGATGCCATTGCACTGGCGCTCCGAACCAAATCCCCCATTTTTGTGGAAAAGGCGGTCATCGACAAATCTCGCAAGATTGATCTCTCCAAAGAAGGTGCGGGTTCAGAAGGCGCCAAACAGCAAAAATGGGCCGAAATTCTGGAAAACCTTACCCCCGAAGATTTCGGGAAATATAAAATGTGA
- a CDS encoding ATP-dependent metallopeptidase FtsH/Yme1/Tma family protein — translation MKQRHKTLALWFLLVLLAIAVFHFRNQNFMATVQEISFSDFMASIQAKQVAEVTIKEDNYTGQYKPDINKGAFFKTTGPMTTDSPLIKELMDSGAKVNYQRREEVFWPQLLISWLPMILLFAFFFFSMRQIQVGGGRALSFGRSKARLLNENQKRMTFKDVAGVEEAKEELEEIIAFLKDPKKFTRLGGRIPKGVLLMGSPGTGKTLLARAVAGEAGVPFFSISGSDFVEMFVGVGAARVRDLFEQGKKNAPCIVFIDEIDAVGRHRGAGLGGGHDEREQTLNQLLVEMDGFESNEGVIIMAATNRPDVLDPALLRPGRFDRRVMVPRPDVKGREEILKVHARKTKVAADVELATIARGTPGFSGADLESVVNEAALIASRYNKEAIEMIDFELAKDKVMMGSERKSMIINEEEKRNTAFHEAGHTLVAKKIPGADPIHKVTIIPRGAALGLTQQLPIDDRYTQNRKFCESSLAILMGGRAAEKLVFEQPTTGAGNDIERATELARKMVCEWGMSEVLGPLAFGKKEEMVFLGKEFGHHQDYSEETAKQIDGEIRRLVTTGYNQAEAILKKHLKELNALAEALLEHETLNGEQIDCVIAGDKLPPITKSILPPSEPTAPAVATTKAKSGKAKISPVMKPVIS, via the coding sequence ATGAAACAAAGACATAAAACATTAGCACTTTGGTTTTTGCTGGTTCTTCTGGCCATTGCCGTATTCCATTTTAGAAATCAAAATTTTATGGCCACCGTGCAGGAAATTTCTTTCAGCGATTTTATGGCCTCCATTCAGGCCAAACAGGTGGCCGAAGTCACCATTAAAGAAGATAATTACACCGGCCAATACAAACCCGATATCAATAAGGGCGCTTTTTTCAAAACGACCGGCCCCATGACGACCGATTCTCCTCTTATAAAGGAGTTGATGGATTCCGGTGCCAAGGTCAATTACCAGCGCCGTGAAGAAGTCTTCTGGCCGCAACTGCTGATCTCTTGGCTCCCCATGATTCTCCTCTTCGCTTTCTTTTTCTTTTCGATGCGCCAAATTCAGGTGGGGGGCGGCAGGGCGCTTTCTTTCGGACGCAGTAAAGCACGCCTGTTAAATGAAAATCAAAAACGAATGACCTTCAAAGATGTGGCCGGGGTGGAAGAGGCAAAAGAAGAACTTGAAGAAATTATCGCCTTTTTAAAAGATCCGAAAAAATTTACGCGACTCGGGGGACGTATTCCAAAAGGTGTTTTACTCATGGGTTCGCCCGGTACCGGAAAAACATTGCTTGCCCGCGCCGTGGCCGGAGAAGCCGGCGTTCCTTTCTTCAGTATCTCCGGTTCCGATTTTGTTGAAATGTTTGTCGGCGTCGGAGCCGCGCGTGTACGAGATCTTTTCGAACAGGGAAAAAAGAATGCACCGTGCATCGTTTTTATCGATGAAATTGATGCGGTGGGACGTCATCGTGGCGCGGGTCTCGGCGGTGGACATGATGAACGCGAACAAACGTTGAATCAGTTACTCGTCGAGATGGATGGTTTTGAATCGAATGAAGGAGTCATCATCATGGCGGCGACCAACCGCCCTGATGTGCTTGATCCGGCTCTGTTAAGGCCGGGTCGTTTTGACCGTCGTGTGATGGTGCCGCGTCCCGATGTGAAAGGGCGCGAAGAAATTTTGAAAGTCCACGCCCGCAAAACCAAAGTTGCCGCGGATGTTGAATTGGCAACCATCGCCAGAGGGACCCCGGGTTTCAGCGGGGCCGATCTGGAAAGTGTGGTGAACGAAGCCGCGTTGATCGCTTCCCGCTATAATAAGGAAGCGATTGAAATGATTGATTTTGAATTGGCAAAAGACAAGGTGATGATGGGGTCCGAAAGAAAGAGCATGATTATCAATGAAGAAGAGAAACGAAACACGGCGTTTCATGAAGCGGGACACACATTGGTGGCCAAAAAAATTCCGGGCGCAGATCCCATTCACAAAGTCACCATTATTCCTCGCGGTGCGGCGCTTGGTTTGACACAGCAGCTCCCGATTGATGATCGCTACACGCAAAACAGAAAATTCTGTGAAAGCAGTCTGGCTATTTTAATGGGTGGGCGCGCGGCAGAGAAACTTGTTTTTGAACAACCTACAACCGGAGCGGGAAACGATATCGAAAGAGCAACCGAGTTGGCCCGCAAAATGGTTTGTGAGTGGGGGATGAGCGAAGTGCTGGGACCTCTGGCTTTTGGTAAAAAAGAAGAGATGGTTTTTCTTGGAAAAGAATTTGGTCATCATCAGGATTACAGTGAAGAAACGGCAAAACAGATTGATGGGGAAATCAGAAGGCTCGTGACAACGGGTTACAATCAGGCGGAAGCCATTTTGAAAAAGCACCTGAAAGAACTCAACGCTTTGGCGGAAGCGTTGCTGGAACATGAAACGCTTAACGGTGAGCAGATTGACTGTGTGATTGCGGGAGATAAACTTCCTCCCATAACGAAGTCAATTCTTCCCCCCAGCGAGCCCACAGCTCCGGCGGTAGCGACTACCAAGGCAAAATCGGGTAAAGCAAAAATTTCCCCGGTGATGAAACCCGTCATCTCTTGA
- a CDS encoding oligopeptide transporter, OPT family: MPAIATFPSESRFKPYVPAVQSTRELTFRAVFLGVLFGILFGASTVYLGLKVGLTVAASIPISVLSIAIFKRFGQSTILENNIVQTVGSAGESIAGGVTFTLPALIFLGYQFDYFLILTLTLIGGVLGVLFMIPLRRHLIVQEHGKLPYPEGTACADVLIAGEKGGKLASLVFSGLGFSSFYKLLMNIFGLWKDSPAFTLNWLRGAIVSAEITPELLGVGYIIGPRIAGYTAAGGVLAWLVLMPMIRFFGQFDFIPMAPATKIISEMSMMEIWSNYIRYIGGGTVVYGGIVTLVKTLPTIWKTFFKEVQGLKTSEKVQPLKTLRTDRDLPTKVTLIGVMLMVFIISFLPFLPGSKWSHMAASLAVVIFGFFFCTVSSRITGLIGTSSNPVSGMTITTLMLTCLVFVLLGWNGKEYAVVALSIGAIVCIIAANGGNTSQDLKTGYIVGATPYKQQLALLVGVIASSIVVGITLIGMHKAGLATGGGIGSEALPAPKGQLMAIIIDGVLNQSLPWDLVLFGVFIGVFVQLCSVEVLPFAVGVYLPFSISLPILIGGLVHALVKKRTHRNEESETSPGVLYSSGLIAGGAIMGIVYAFLRGFGPNLFNALNVGAKWHLGEAQGIWGDVIATLMFAFMSWTLFQTARKKS; this comes from the coding sequence ATGCCTGCGATAGCAACGTTTCCCAGCGAATCCCGTTTCAAACCTTATGTGCCCGCTGTCCAATCAACTCGCGAACTAACTTTTAGAGCTGTTTTTTTAGGCGTTCTTTTTGGAATCCTTTTCGGAGCTTCCACGGTTTATCTGGGTCTGAAAGTGGGACTCACCGTTGCCGCCTCCATCCCCATTTCCGTCCTGTCGATTGCCATCTTTAAACGTTTTGGTCAATCGACTATTTTGGAAAACAATATTGTGCAAACGGTCGGTTCTGCCGGTGAATCCATCGCTGGAGGGGTTACCTTCACGCTCCCCGCCCTGATTTTTCTTGGATACCAATTTGATTACTTCCTCATTCTCACCCTAACACTGATCGGCGGCGTTCTCGGAGTTTTATTTATGATTCCTTTGCGCCGACATTTGATTGTGCAAGAGCACGGCAAGCTCCCCTACCCCGAAGGAACCGCCTGCGCCGATGTGTTGATCGCCGGTGAAAAAGGCGGAAAGTTGGCGAGTCTCGTTTTTTCGGGTCTGGGTTTTTCCTCTTTTTACAAATTATTGATGAATATTTTCGGCCTCTGGAAAGACAGTCCTGCTTTTACTTTGAACTGGTTGCGTGGTGCCATTGTCAGTGCGGAAATCACGCCGGAACTTTTGGGTGTGGGTTACATCATCGGCCCTCGTATTGCGGGCTACACCGCGGCCGGCGGTGTTTTGGCGTGGCTCGTGTTGATGCCGATGATCCGTTTCTTTGGTCAATTCGATTTTATCCCGATGGCCCCCGCCACCAAGATCATCAGCGAGATGAGCATGATGGAAATTTGGTCGAATTATATTCGCTATATCGGCGGCGGTACGGTTGTTTATGGTGGCATTGTCACGCTTGTTAAAACACTCCCAACCATCTGGAAAACTTTTTTCAAGGAAGTGCAGGGTCTTAAAACTTCCGAAAAAGTGCAACCGCTCAAGACACTCCGTACCGATCGTGATCTTCCAACAAAAGTTACGTTGATTGGAGTCATGCTCATGGTTTTTATTATTTCGTTTCTCCCTTTTCTGCCGGGCTCGAAATGGTCTCATATGGCCGCTTCGCTGGCCGTTGTTATTTTCGGATTTTTCTTTTGCACCGTTTCTTCACGCATCACTGGTTTGATTGGCACCTCTTCCAATCCGGTTTCGGGAATGACCATCACCACACTGATGCTGACCTGCCTTGTTTTTGTTTTACTGGGATGGAATGGAAAAGAATACGCCGTGGTGGCTTTGAGTATCGGCGCCATTGTTTGCATTATCGCGGCCAACGGCGGTAACACATCGCAAGATTTGAAAACCGGTTACATCGTCGGAGCCACTCCTTATAAACAACAGCTGGCGTTGCTGGTCGGAGTGATCGCCTCTTCTATTGTTGTAGGCATCACGTTGATTGGCATGCACAAAGCGGGGCTCGCCACGGGAGGCGGTATTGGTTCGGAAGCGCTTCCCGCGCCCAAAGGACAGTTGATGGCTATTATAATAGATGGAGTTTTAAACCAGAGCCTGCCGTGGGATCTCGTTCTGTTTGGCGTTTTCATCGGCGTTTTTGTCCAACTTTGCAGTGTTGAAGTTCTCCCGTTTGCTGTCGGAGTTTATCTCCCTTTTTCTATCTCCCTTCCGATACTGATTGGCGGATTGGTTCACGCGCTCGTCAAAAAACGGACTCACAGAAATGAAGAAAGCGAAACAAGTCCCGGCGTTCTCTACAGTTCCGGCCTCATCGCGGGCGGCGCCATCATGGGCATTGTCTATGCCTTCCTTCGGGGTTTCGGACCGAATCTATTCAACGCATTAAATGTGGGAGCAAAATGGCATTTGGGTGAAGCACAGGGAATCTGGGGAGATGTCATCGCCACACTGATGTTCGCCTTCATGAGCTGGACCCTCTTCCAAACCG